The Streptomyces sp. NBC_00162 sequence CGCGGGTACTTCTCGGTGAAGGCCAGCGTGACGACCGCGATGAGCACGAGGAGACCGATCAGACCGCCGACGCACCAACCGCCGTGCATGGCACCGGTGAAGATGCCGATCACGAGGTACTGCGGGATGGCGAGCAGCCACCACTTCACCAGCACCAGACCTCGGGACAGGTGTTCCGGGTAGGCGATGTCGAGCCGGGCCGGGTATCCGGGCTCGGGGCCGAGGCTGAACGGCGGGTACCGGTCCGTACCCAGCGCGCCGTACGCGTAGTACGAGACCCGCCACGACCAGCGGAGCACCCCGAGGTTGAAGTCGAAGAGGGCTCGCGGGTAGCGCTCGGTGAAGAGGATGGCGAAGAACGCGATCACGCTGACCAGGAGGAAGGCGATCCACAGGAAGGCGAGCACGATGTAGTGGGGGATCGCGAGGATCCACTTGACCAGCCACAGCCAGCGCGAGAGTGGTGCGTCCAGTACGGCCGTCACGTTGACCGGTCGGTAGAAGCCGGCAGCTGTCGTCATGTGAATCACGCTTTCGATGCGTGTGACCTTGCCCTTCTCCATCATCCCGCGCGCGCGTCGGCGTCACCTGTCGGGCGCTCTCGGCGACGGAGGGGTACGGCTCACCGTCCTGCCCAGTGCGGCCGCCGCCCGGGCGAACCTCGCGGCATCGACGACGGCCGCACCACCGAGGTCGTTGTTGAAGTACACGTGCACGTCCGCCTCGTCCGGCCACCCGTCGGCGATGCGCACGACCCAGGACTTCAGGGCTTGCAGTCCGTAGCGCGGCGGCGGCTCGGCCAGGCCGCCGTGGAACCGGACGTACCCCCATGACGCCGTACGCCACAGCGGCGTCACCGGCCGGGACCCCCGGTCCGCCCAGCACAGCGCGCTGTCATGCCGCTCCAGCACCGCCCGTACCTCCCGCTCCGCCTCCCACCACGAGGCGTGGCGGAACTCGACGGCCACCCGAACCGTGCCGGGAAAGCAGCCGAGGCACGCGTCCAGCGCCCCGACGTCCTCGCGGAAGGAGGGCGGCAACTGCAGCAGGACGGGCCCCAGCCGGTCGCCGAGGCCCGCGGCGCGTTCCATCAGCCGGTGCACCGGCTCCTCGGGGTCGTGCAGCCGCTTCAGATGGGTCAGGTAGCGGCTGGCCTTGACCGCCATCACGAACCCCTCGGGTGTCCGCTCCCGCCAGGCCCCGAAGAGCTCCGTCGTGGGCAGCCGGTAGAAGGCGTTGTTGTTCTCGACGGTGGCGAACCGGCGGGCGTACTCCTCCAGCCACAGCCGCTGTGGCTGCTCGGGCGGGTAGAGAACGCCGCGCCAGTCCTTGTACTGCCACCCCGAGGTACCGACGAGCATGGGCATGGTCCGATCCCTGCCCGCCAGGGCAGGAGCCGCCGCCGCCCTGCAGGCCGATTCCCCCACCCGGTTGCAACCCGGCGGCTGACGACGGGCAGGGTCACTTCCTAGCGGCGAGCGTCCACCACCGCGAGGAGTTTGCCGCTGGTCGGGCTGCGGTCCAGCGACGCGCCGTCGACCGCCTCGACCACCAGGTCCAGCAGCTGTTCCGTCACGGCCGACCGCAGCTCCGGGTAGCCGGACAGGAACACCTCCCGCAGCCGCTCCGGGTCCGTCGCCCCGGCCCGCTCCACCCGTACGGTCAGCCGCTCGCGCGCGTCCGTACCGTCGAGCCGGATCTGCAGCTCGCCGCGGTGGCCGCCCCGTTCCTCGGCCAGGGCCAGGAAGCGGCGGTGGTTGAGGAAGTGGGTCGCCACCCGCATCACGTCACCGGTGCGGCCCCTCAGCTCGAAGCGGGGGGCGTGCCGGCCGCAGGGGCAGCGGCCCGGGATCTCCCGGCCGAGGTCACCTATCAGGTACCGGCCCAGGTGCTGGCCGCGCCGGGCGTGCGTGGTGAAGACCAGCCGGCCCGTCTCGCCCGCGGTCACCGGCCGGTCCTCGGCCAGGTCCAGGATCTCCATGGTGTGGAGGTCGGCGTGCAGGTGGTGGACGCCTCCGGAGCTCTCGGTGCACTGGTAGCCCAGCGGGCCGAGGTCGGTGCTGCCGTAGGTGATCGAGCGGACGGCCTCGATGCCGAACGTGGCCTTCAGGGTGCGCTGCTGCTCCTGCGTGAAGTGCTCGCCGCCGTAGAAGACCTTGCGCAGGCCCCCGTACGCACGCAGCGCGTCCTCCTCGGCGTGCAGCAGCTGCCACAGGTAGGAGGGCATGCCGAAGAGGGTGTCGGCCCCGTGGTCGATGATGGCCTGGGCGGTCGCGCGGTGGTCGGGCCCGGCGGACAGCGGCAGTTGGACCCCGCCGAGGCGTTCCAGTACGGAGAAGAAGCTGATGAAGCTGCCGTACATCGCGCCGCAGTAGAAGAGGTTGGCGGTGCGGTCCCCGACCGGGTCGTAACCGGCGGCGAGCAGGCCGCGGGCGGCGGCGTGCATCTGGGTGTCGTAGTCGTCGTAGCTGAAGACCGACAGGGCCGGTGCGCCGGTGCTGCCGCCGCTGCGGAAGAACAGCTCGGCGTCGGCGCGCGCCAGCCGCCGGGCCGGCTCCTGTACGTCCTCCTTGCCCAGCAGCGGGCCGGTGGGCTGCGGCAGGACCACGGGCCGGGCCAGGTCGTCCAGGCAGGCGGTGGTCGCGAAGCGGGCCGGGTCGGCCTGGACCGCGACGCGGCGGCTGTAGCGCTGCAGGGCGTAGACGCCGTCGTGCGGCTCGCCCGCGTAGCTCTCCAGCATGGCGCCGACCGGTGTGACGCGGGTGACGCCCGCCGCCAGGGCGGTGCGGGACAGCTCGGCGATGTCGGTCCGGCTGCCCGCGAGGCCCGCCGTCTGCAGGTAGCGGCGCATCGGGCGCAGGGTGGCGATCAGCCGCTTGCGGGGCAGCGGCTTGACCCACACGCTGCGGTGCAGCGGCGAGGCGGTGAGCGGGGACCGGGTGTCGGCCATGACCCGCCACGAGCCGTCGGGCGCGGCGAACACCCGGGTCAGGCCCAGGTGTTCCTCCAGCCGGGCCACCAGCTCGGTGGTGGTCAGCTCGGCCTCCTCGGCGGGATCCGGGTCGTCGGCGTACGCGGTGGTCGCGGCCGGTGGCCGGGCCGCGAGGACGGTCGCGAACCGCTCGGCGAAGGCGAACACCTCGCCCTCGTCCTCGGTGTCGAGGTAGACCACCTGGGGGCTGGAACACGCCTGCTGTTCGTGCAGGCACACATCGTCCGCGAGGGCCTCGAGCGTGCCGGCATCCGACCAGGCGTCGCCCGTCAGGTACGCGAAGGAGATCCGGTGCCCCCACTCCACCAGCCGGCAGCCGGCCGGCACATGGGCCGCCACCCCTTCGACGGCCCCTTCCCCGCCCCATACGGCGACGGCGTCCGCAGGAGCGCACATCAGGCGCAGCCACTCCTGCCGGGAGGACGGGAAGCGCAGGACGACGATCCGCGCGGCCAGTGCACCGCTCGGGTCCAGAGCCGCGAGCTCGGCCATCAGGTGCTGGGTCAGCAGGGTGTCGGCGCTGCTGGTCTTGAGGATGTTCACGTTTCCGGCGAGCAGGCCCTCGACGATGCTCAGCGGCGCGACCGTCGCGGCGTTGCCCGGGGCGATGTGCGCGACCAGGCCGACGGGCGCCCACGCCTCGTACACCGTCTCGCGCGGATCGGCCCGGTTCAGCCGGCCAGGAGTCGCGCTGCCCAGCTCACGGCGCAGCTTGCGGGTCAGCTCCCGTCGGCCGAGGGCGGCGCCGAGCTCGGCCAGGACGGCCGGGTCCTCCCCCTCGGGCAGGTACGCGGCGAGCCGGACGTGCACCGGGTGGGCCGGGTCGCACAGGGCGGTGGCGAGGGCGTCGCAGGCGGCCAGGACGGTCTCGGTCTCCAGCCCGTCGGCCAGCGCGGCCTCGACGGCGGCCGGCAGACCGGCGAGACGGCGTCCGGCCTCCTCGTCGCCGACGAAGGAGCCCTGCCAGTAGTGCTGCATCTCGGTCTCGGTCATGCCATGCCCTTCATCAGTTCCGCTGCGGCCACCGCGCAGCTGCGGTTGCGGCTCACCCCGGCACGGCCGTGGACGGTGAACCAGGGGGTCTGAAGCTCGCACCCGCAGGCGTCGCCCGGCTGGAGGGAGGCGAGGTCGCCCATGACCACGCTCTGCGCCGGTACCGAGGTGATGTACGGCGACACGAGGTGCAGGTAGCCCCGCTCCCCGTACGGCAGCGGTTCGAGCGTGCGGGTGGAACGGATCGTCACCCGGGACCAGACGGGGGAGTGCAGCCGGTGGCGGTCGCACTCGATGTACGGGATGCAGTGCTCCACCGACCCGAAGGTGTCCCGGATCCGCTCACCCGGGATGCCGAGCTGCTCGGTGACGCGGGCGTACAGCTCCTCCTTGCCGATGCGCCGGTCGGCGTGCCCCTTCCAGCCGCCGCCGAGGACGACGAGGGAGCCCTCGGGCAGGCGCAGCGGAGGCAGTCCCATGGCCCGCATCCGCTCCAGCGTGAAGAAGAGGAAGGCCGGGAAGCCGAGGATGCGGACCGGGGCGTCCTCCCGCTCGAAGCGGCGCAGCGCGGCGATGCAGCCGAAGGGGTCGAACTCGTGGTCGCCGCCGGTGTTGCGCAGCGCGTACTCGACGCTGCGCGCCGGGGCGAAATCGCACAGGTAGTTGTCGGTGAAGGCGGTCCCGAGGTTGAGCGAGGGGGCCGGCTCGTAGCTGTACAGGAGGTAGTTGACCTCCTGGTCGGGGGTGATCCAGCCGTTGCGCTCGAAGATCCGGGCGACCATGCGCTGGGCGGAGCGGATGGTCCACTGGTCGAAGAACATCTGCGACTTCTGGCCCGTGGTGCCGGAGGAGGTCAGGTGCAACTCGACCTCCTCGCGCGGGATGGAGAGCACCTCGTGCCGCTTGAAGAAGTTCGCGTGGACGAGCGGCGCACGGTACGGCTCAGCCGGGGGAGTGGCCTCGTACAGGGAGCGGAAGAACGGGGAGCGCTCGCTGTGCCAGGCGTTGGTCTCCGCCATGGCGGCGGCGAACAGTTCGTCCTCCGCGGCCCCGAAGGCGTACGGGTCGGTCAGGTCGCACAGCTGTTGTACGTGGGGCAGGAGGGCCGGGTCGGGTACGGCAACCGGCGCGAGATGGGGGTTCAAGGGGTTCACGGGGGCCATGGGGTTCATGAGGCAACCTCGGATGATGTGGGCAGGTGGGTCGACGCCCAGGCCGACACGTAGCAGTCCAGATAGGGCTGGAGGGGCGGTTCGACGGCGACGCCGCGGAAGTCGATCCGCTCGCTGGAACGGGACAGGACGGCGTAGTCGTGGAAGCCGTCCCCGTCCGCGCGCATCGCCGGGTAGAGGGCCCCGGCGACGAACCCCTGGGCCAGGAAGGCCGAGAGGGCCTCCTGGTGCGCGAGCGGCACCAGGGCCTCGACGTACCCGGCGCCCGCGCGAGCCAGTGCGCGGGTGACGGGTTCGAGGTACGCGGCCGCGGCGGCCGGGTCGGGGTGGGCGGTCAGCAAGGAGGCGTACCCGCCGGCGCGGTTGAGGTAGGCGTAAACCTCGAACCGGCCGTCTTCGGGGGTGAGCAGCACGTTCGGGGTGTGCAGCGGGTAGAACCAGCCCCCGGCGCCGGGGAACTGGTCGCGGAAGCGGCGGCGTACGAAGGCCGGCGCCTCGATCATCTCCAGCCGTTCGACGGCCCCTTGCGGCGCGGGCGCCGCGAGCGGGGCGGCGGCCCGCACCCCGGGGTAGCCGATGCCGAGCGCGGCCTCGGCGGTGCGCAGCAACGGCAGCATCGGGGCGGGCACTTCGGTGACGGGGAGCCGGCGATCGAGCACCCCGGCGGAGTGACGCGCGTAGAGTGCGAGGCTTTCGCGGCTGCGGAGATCCACCGCATTGGGCAGGATGCCCAGCGGGCGGAAGCCGTTGCGCGCGACGACGCGCTGCGGACCGGCACTGACGGTGCGCACGGTCGCGTACACCGAGTCCAGCCGCCCCGTGTCCAGCATCCCGGCGCACAGGGCCTCGGTCAGGGCGGCGGCCAGGCCCGCCGAGCGGTGCCCGGGGTGCACGGCGATGCCCTCCAGGCGGCCGATGCGGCTGCCCGGCTCACCGTGGATGGCGGCGGACGCGGTCAGGGCCCCGGTGTCGGCGCAGCGGCCGACGAGCCACAGGGAGTACGGGTCCTCGATGAGCCGGGCCATCTCGGCCGGGTCGGTGCCGAGGGCCACGGGATAGTGCGGCCCGTAGACGGCGTAGTACAGCTGGCGCAGTTCGGCGATGTCCGCGCAGGCGGCCGGGGTGATGACGGGGTTCACCGCTCGCCTCCGGCGGGTTCCGCCACGGCCGGGCCGGGCGCAGGTGACCCGAGCAGGGCCAGTGCGATGGT is a genomic window containing:
- a CDS encoding DUF4389 domain-containing protein, coding for MTTAAGFYRPVNVTAVLDAPLSRWLWLVKWILAIPHYIVLAFLWIAFLLVSVIAFFAILFTERYPRALFDFNLGVLRWSWRVSYYAYGALGTDRYPPFSLGPEPGYPARLDIAYPEHLSRGLVLVKWWLLAIPQYLVIGIFTGAMHGGWCVGGLIGLLVLIAVVTLAFTEKYPRDLFDLVIGLNRWVLRVTAYASLMTDAYPPFRLDMGGEERTPTG
- a CDS encoding acyl-protein synthase, whose protein sequence is MNPHLAPVAVPDPALLPHVQQLCDLTDPYAFGAAEDELFAAAMAETNAWHSERSPFFRSLYEATPPAEPYRAPLVHANFFKRHEVLSIPREEVELHLTSSGTTGQKSQMFFDQWTIRSAQRMVARIFERNGWITPDQEVNYLLYSYEPAPSLNLGTAFTDNYLCDFAPARSVEYALRNTGGDHEFDPFGCIAALRRFEREDAPVRILGFPAFLFFTLERMRAMGLPPLRLPEGSLVVLGGGWKGHADRRIGKEELYARVTEQLGIPGERIRDTFGSVEHCIPYIECDRHRLHSPVWSRVTIRSTRTLEPLPYGERGYLHLVSPYITSVPAQSVVMGDLASLQPGDACGCELQTPWFTVHGRAGVSRNRSCAVAAAELMKGMA
- a CDS encoding acyl-CoA reductase — translated: MTETEMQHYWQGSFVGDEEAGRRLAGLPAAVEAALADGLETETVLAACDALATALCDPAHPVHVRLAAYLPEGEDPAVLAELGAALGRRELTRKLRRELGSATPGRLNRADPRETVYEAWAPVGLVAHIAPGNAATVAPLSIVEGLLAGNVNILKTSSADTLLTQHLMAELAALDPSGALAARIVVLRFPSSRQEWLRLMCAPADAVAVWGGEGAVEGVAAHVPAGCRLVEWGHRISFAYLTGDAWSDAGTLEALADDVCLHEQQACSSPQVVYLDTEDEGEVFAFAERFATVLAARPPAATTAYADDPDPAEEAELTTTELVARLEEHLGLTRVFAAPDGSWRVMADTRSPLTASPLHRSVWVKPLPRKRLIATLRPMRRYLQTAGLAGSRTDIAELSRTALAAGVTRVTPVGAMLESYAGEPHDGVYALQRYSRRVAVQADPARFATTACLDDLARPVVLPQPTGPLLGKEDVQEPARRLARADAELFFRSGGSTGAPALSVFSYDDYDTQMHAAARGLLAAGYDPVGDRTANLFYCGAMYGSFISFFSVLERLGGVQLPLSAGPDHRATAQAIIDHGADTLFGMPSYLWQLLHAEEDALRAYGGLRKVFYGGEHFTQEQQRTLKATFGIEAVRSITYGSTDLGPLGYQCTESSGGVHHLHADLHTMEILDLAEDRPVTAGETGRLVFTTHARRGQHLGRYLIGDLGREIPGRCPCGRHAPRFELRGRTGDVMRVATHFLNHRRFLALAEERGGHRGELQIRLDGTDARERLTVRVERAGATDPERLREVFLSGYPELRSAVTEQLLDLVVEAVDGASLDRSPTSGKLLAVVDARR
- a CDS encoding DUF72 domain-containing protein, which gives rise to MPMLVGTSGWQYKDWRGVLYPPEQPQRLWLEEYARRFATVENNNAFYRLPTTELFGAWRERTPEGFVMAVKASRYLTHLKRLHDPEEPVHRLMERAAGLGDRLGPVLLQLPPSFREDVGALDACLGCFPGTVRVAVEFRHASWWEAEREVRAVLERHDSALCWADRGSRPVTPLWRTASWGYVRFHGGLAEPPPRYGLQALKSWVVRIADGWPDEADVHVYFNNDLGGAAVVDAARFARAAAALGRTVSRTPPSPRAPDR
- a CDS encoding GNAT family N-acetyltransferase yields the protein MNPVITPAACADIAELRQLYYAVYGPHYPVALGTDPAEMARLIEDPYSLWLVGRCADTGALTASAAIHGEPGSRIGRLEGIAVHPGHRSAGLAAALTEALCAGMLDTGRLDSVYATVRTVSAGPQRVVARNGFRPLGILPNAVDLRSRESLALYARHSAGVLDRRLPVTEVPAPMLPLLRTAEAALGIGYPGVRAAAPLAAPAPQGAVERLEMIEAPAFVRRRFRDQFPGAGGWFYPLHTPNVLLTPEDGRFEVYAYLNRAGGYASLLTAHPDPAAAAAYLEPVTRALARAGAGYVEALVPLAHQEALSAFLAQGFVAGALYPAMRADGDGFHDYAVLSRSSERIDFRGVAVEPPLQPYLDCYVSAWASTHLPTSSEVAS